AAGTCAATATTTAGTGACAGATTTtctgaaaataattaaatagtTTTTGAGAAGTTGAGGAAAATAGGTGTAATAGGTTTAGTGCAGAACAGTGCAAGTTGCTTAACAGGTAATCTGCTAAATATCTATGTCAGTATTGGttaaatcataaataaatagtCATAAATGATGGGACACCTATGTTTCAGTAGGGTGTGGACTGGAAAGAGAAAGCCCGCAATTTATTGTCAAGCAAGGATTAGGTATATGAAAACTGTTGACTTAAGCTGGAAAGTTCTCTCCAGGAAAACAGTATCACATCACTGTGACATCTTGTGCAGAAAAATTTGACCACTACTCTAAAAACCTTATTCTGAACTGCATACATGACCAGCAAAAGAAGTAGAACCATTTCTTTAACAAGAAATTGGACATCACTGTCAGCATCGCAGCTAATAATGTCTAAAACACATACTGGAATGTatagaaaaagtttttttttttaaaaaaagaaaaaaaaaatacattgagTAAAGAGTAAAATTTGATTAGATATTAGCATTACATCTTTATAAGATCatttggagaagaaaaaaaagaaggtatGGCTTTGCCATCAGTCCCCTGCCACAAATTCAGGTTGTCAGTTTCACGTCTGAAAACAACCTCCCAGTCCCTCACAGGCAcatataaaaatattttcaaattttACATTGAAAAACAGAAACGCAGCAAAACAGTACGTTTGACAAATAAGTACCCCAATGAAATGTTAAGTATATTATATACAATAAGTGCCAACACCATTAATAGGTGCATCGTGCTAAAAGTTTACAGTTAGTGAAGCCTCCTCACAACACCATGTGGTTTAAGTGATTAAAAATGTACAACAGAAATAAGAGTGTCACTTATTGTGCATCCTCTGAGGTGGGCAGCCTACATGTTCCAGTGACATGAGGTCTACACCCATTCCTTTCCGTGGGTACTTTTAATTTTAGCTCTGTTTGGGCTCTTGTGTAGCTTCGCAGCAGCCTCTGTGTTGGTACATTCCTCCCACTCATAGCAGTGGTTCACTCGCGCACAGCTCAGCAGACACGGCAGCTTATCCTGGGTCTCTGTGTAGTGATCAATCAGCTCAGCAATAGAAGTGAACTCCGTCTTGCATTTCTACCAccaagacaaacaaaaacatcaaagtaAAAATCACTCAGAAGTATTTTAGAGTTACTGTGGTCGTCTTTGTGCTACAACTACAGACCCACACCCGTAATACTGGGATGCTACATGGTCAACTGGCCCACTTCCTCTAAACATAATAGAATGACAAAGAAACATTTGACAAATTACCCAAAAGGAACCCAAGCCCCACTATAATAAAGTATATTGATTGACTACTAAATGTGGAAAAAGGTTTGATGGATTTCCAATAAAGTATTAATTAAGTAGACTCAAAATCTATCAATGACTGAGTGGGAACTTGCAGGGGTTAATCAAAGTCTTTGAAAAAACATACAGTGGTATTTATTTTTGGAAGCTGAAAATTATCTATGAAACAATCagaaaatgacacatttaaagCACATATCTATGATGAACATTATTACTCAAGAGTTCAGTCAACATCTAATCTAAAACATTCACCTTTCAGATTCACTCTTTGCTAATAAACCAAGCTGCCATAACTCAATGATTACCTCAAGCAAGAATTTCCCTTTACGAGTGTTTTCTATGAGGTAAGTGGTCAGGCCAGAGGGGAAGCGAATGATGAGAGAACCACATTTGGGTTTTTTGGGATGTGGGCACAGAAGGTATGATCCCAGAACATCATCTGTGAGGAGGGAGTAGCTGCTGTCACTGCAATGCCAAAGAGAAAACCGCTGATGTTTGAACAATCAAATTAAATCTGCAGGGGTAAGATATTAGATGCACCAAGTACTGACGTTGCGATACCAGCCCAGCACCACACCGCTTGAGCCAGAGCTTCTTCTGTTTCGGCCAAGCTCGGAGCCCGGGACCGCCTTGCTGGCCTCTTTTCTTGATCCTCCCCTGCTCCACATCATGTATAAACAGGGAAATCATGTTAAATATGGATTTCTTTTCACACcaagtagtaaaaaaaaaaaaaaaaatgatgatatTCCACCACCTATGTTTGTGAGGGAAAGCAGCCACGGTAAAGTTGTACATCTTGTGTAATGTTAGTCTCAAGTAAGTGAAAGGGATTTGGTGATGACACAaaccaccccccccccaaaaaaataaaaaaaataaatcactgttTTTAAGCTTCACATAAACACCAGTGAGAGGAAACCCAACAGTGAGAAGCTTTGAGAAAATTCATCATGACCCACGTGAGATGACCGTTTCCATGTCACATCAGAGTGAGGCTGTCCAGCGGGTAACACTGAGGGGTTTGCTTTACCTAATCAATTCTTTGACTCTCGATAGCGCTCTGTGAACACTTGGCCCACCTTGTGATGCATTCAGGCGCTCCTGTAGACCACGCTGTTTGAGCGACGTGAAGGTGAAGGAGCGGTAAGCACCAGAACTCAGACCTTTGGTGCGGATGGCTTTCTTGCGCTTCAGTGAGGGAGAAGAGGTGGGAAAGACATCATCTTGGCTGTCGTCGGAAGATTTGTTAGACTTCTATAAAGAAAATGTCATCTTAGAGCAGGTGGTTATGGTTtgggacagtttttttttgcctttttagtTCAAAAATTGCATTAAATTTAGATTCTTTAAATGAATAAGTCTGTCAACAGTGCATTACACATATAGAAATGCCTGTTGAATTCAATAGTTCAGCCATTTAAAATCGATGCCTGGTATTAAAGTTTGAGTTTAGTAATTCAGGGTTTATTTG
The Odontesthes bonariensis isolate fOdoBon6 chromosome 3, fOdoBon6.hap1, whole genome shotgun sequence DNA segment above includes these coding regions:
- the sh2d5 gene encoding SH2 domain-containing protein 5 isoform X4; its protein translation is MGEAPVREHGTVTRSAEYVGSFPVDDRCLDDQMEQLHTQLKSLRGCKTRMPVSLKFSIKGVKMYNEDETTLLMAHAMRRVSLSTARPVNAQFAFVSHNPGSADPQLYCHVFKARHARAAQFLNLLLCRCFQLSYLEKHPEEAQEDSVGSAPRRNPSLLNHGFPLSVSALVSFRRAPFRGLLLGSKKSNKSSDDSQDDVFPTSSPSLKRKKAIRTKGLSSGAYRSFTFTSLKQRGLQERLNASQGEDQEKRPARRSRAPSLAETEEALAQAVWCWAGIATDSSYSLLTDDVLGSYLLCPHPKKPKCGSLIIRFPSGLTTYLIENTRKGKFLLEKCKTEFTSIAELIDHYTETQDKLPCLLSCARVNHCYEWEECTNTEAAAKLHKSPNRAKIKSTHGKEWV
- the sh2d5 gene encoding SH2 domain-containing protein 5 isoform X1; translation: MEQLHTQLKSLRGCKTRMPVSLKFSIKGVKMYNEDETVSTLLMAHAMRRVSLSTARPVNAQFAFVSHNPGSADPQLYCHVFKARHARAAQFLNLLLCRCFQLSYLEKHPEEAQEDSVGSAPRRNPSLLNHGFPLSVSALVSFRRAPFRGLLLGSKKSNKSSDDSQDDVFPTSSPSLKRKKAIRTKGLSSGAYRSFTFTSLKQRGLQERLNASQGEDQEKRPARRSRAPSLAETEEALAQAVWCWAGIATDSSYSLLTDDVLGSYLLCPHPKKPKCGSLIIRFPSGLTTYLIENTRKGKFLLEKCKTEFTSIAELIDHYTETQDKLPCLLSCARVNHCYEWEECTNTEAAAKLHKSPNRAKIKSTHGKEWV
- the sh2d5 gene encoding SH2 domain-containing protein 5 isoform X2 codes for the protein MAHAMRRVSLSTARPVNAQFAFVSHNPGSADPQLYCHVFKARHARAAQFLNLLLCRCFQLSYLEKHPEEAQEDSVGSAPRRNPSLLNHGFPLSVSALVSFRRAPFRGLLLGSKKSNKSSDDSQDDVFPTSSPSLKRKKAIRTKGLSSGAYRSFTFTSLKQRGLQERLNASQGEDQEKRPARRSRAPSLAETEEALAQAVWCWAGIATDSSYSLLTDDVLGSYLLCPHPKKPKCGSLIIRFPSGLTTYLIENTRKGKFLLEKCKTEFTSIAELIDHYTETQDKLPCLLSCARVNHCYEWEECTNTEAAAKLHKSPNRAKIKSTHGKEWV
- the sh2d5 gene encoding SH2 domain-containing protein 5 isoform X3, with the translated sequence MGEAPVREHGTVTRSAEYVGSFPVDDRCLDDQMEQLHTQLKSLRGCKTRMPVSLKFSIKGVKMYNEDETVSTLLMAHAMRRVSLSTARPVNAQFAFVSHNPGSADPQLYCHVFKARHARAAQFLNLLLCRCFQLSYLEKHPEEAQEDSVGSAPRRNPSLLNHGFPLSVSALVSFRRAPFRGLLLGSKKSNKSSDDSQDDVFPTSSPSLKRKKAIRTKGLSSGAYRSFTFTSLKQRGLQERLNASQGEDQEKRPARRSRAPSLAETEEALAQAVWCWAGIATDSSYSLLTDDVLGSYLLCPHPKKPKCGSLIIRFPSGLTTYLIENTRKGKFLLEKCKTEFTSIAELIDHYTETQDKLPCLLSCARVNHCYEWEECTNTEAAAKLHKSPNRAKIKSTHGKEWV